Part of the Deltaproteobacteria bacterium genome, GACCTGCAACACCACATGCCAGTCGGTCTGTCCGAAAAATGCTTTTTCTACCGGCAATTATCAAAGGAGCCGCTGTATGGAACAGATGGCTGCTGACAGGGCGCACAGTATGATCAGCAGTGAAGCCAGCGCAGGCAACCTTGCCGGGCCAATCGTCAAGTTCTGCCGCGCCTGTGAATTTGCCTGTCCGGTGGGAGTTTGAGCAGGAACCAACCACATGGGGCTCAACCATGTCACCCCGGCTTAGAGCAGCCACCACGCACCCTCAGCTGGATCCATGTGTGACTTCCGTCAGAATTAATCGTTACAGGAGGAAATCAATATGAATCTATTCCAGCTGGAAACTCCTGCCCTCATTCTGGACAGGGGAAAAATTGAGAAAAACATCTCATCTCTGCACAAACAGCTGGAGGCGCTCCAGGTAAATCTGCGGCCCCACGGAAAAACGGCAAAAAACATTGACATCCTCAGAAGTGCTCTGGCTGGGCAAGCAGGCGGCATCACTGTGTCAACCATCAAAGAAGCTGAATACTATTTCGAACACGGCATTGTTGACATTACCTATGCGGTAGGCATTGCCCCAGTGAAGCTCGAGCGGCTTGTCAAGCTCATAAAAAAGGGCGCCGAGATCAGCCTCCTTGTGGACTCCATTGAGCAGGTTGGATTTGTAGCAGCCAGGGCGCAGGCCCACAGCCTCAGCATACCGGTCCTCATTGAAATCGACTGTGATGGTCAGCGTTCAGGTGTATCTCCTGATGATCCCCTGCTGCTGGAGATCGGTCGTCTGTTGCACAGTGAAAATGGTGTTGTACTCAAGGGGGTTCTAACCCATGCCGGCGGCTCATATCAGTGC contains:
- a CDS encoding alanine racemase is translated as MNLFQLETPALILDRGKIEKNISSLHKQLEALQVNLRPHGKTAKNIDILRSALAGQAGGITVSTIKEAEYYFEHGIVDITYAVGIAPVKLERLVKLIKKGAEISLLVDSIEQVGFVAARAQAHSLSIPVLIEIDCDGQRSGVSPDDPLLLEIGRLLHSENGVVLKGVLTHAGGSYQC